Below is a genomic region from Maledivibacter sp..
CCCGGTCCCAACTATTGGATTTGGATGGGAATATAGTGATATTAAATGAATGGAGGAGAATTTATGATAAAAAATGTGAAGATTTTCAGCGTACTTTTGATAGTGTTTCTGATACTTTCTGGATGTACTAGAAATGAGGCTAAACCTGAAAATTCAGTAAAAGAACAGCAATCAGGTGGTGAAGTTAGTCAAGAGAAAACGGTACCAAACAATAATACCATTACAGATGAAGGTTATGGAACTTTAAACTTAAGTATAGCTGACAATATTGCAACCTTAAGTCCTCAAAGATATCTGAATTCACTTGTTGAAGGAACAATCGTTAAACGTGTTGGTACAAGATTATATAGTTACGTACCAAATGAGAAAAGAGATGGAGTCGTTGTGGCTCCGCAGCTGGCTGACGGAGAACCTGTCAGTATGAATGAAGAAAACACTATTTGGCATATCAAGGTTAAAGATGGTATGGAATGGTGGAATGGGGATACACTTGATGCTGAAGATGTTGAATATTCATTTAAGATGCTAATTGATCCCAAATTACTTAATCCTAAGGCAAGCAATTTAACTGGAGGAGCTGTAAAAATTAAAAACCTACAGCAATATTATATGCAATTGAGTGAAGGTGGAACTAAAACTGATTTTTCAGAAGTTGGGTTTAAAGCTATTGACAACAATACTATTGAAGTTATAACAGAAAAAGGACAGTTGCCATTTGAAGTCATGATAGCCTTAGCGGATACAGGTACAACATTGGTATATGACAAAATATTCAAAGAAACCCTTAATGAAGATGGTACTGAATCACTTTATGGAACAGATGTAGATAAAATGGGATACTCAGGTCCGTATGTATTAACAGAGTGGGTTAAAGGTTCAAAGCTGGTCTTCGAAAAAAATCCTAAGTATACTTTAAAGGATGATATTAGTCTTTCGAAAATTGTGACTAAGGTTGTACCTAATGTGGCAACACAAATTCAGTTATTTGAGAAAGGCGAATTAGACTTTGTAGCATTGTCTGATGCAGATGCCAAAAACTATGAACAGGATCCAAGGGTAATTAGTGGTAACAATAAGAGAATTACAAGCTTTACATTTAATACTGCTAATCCAGATAAGCCAATTTTGGCAAATTTAAACTTTAAAAATGCAATGTTTTATGCATTAGATAGAGAATCAATTGCTCAATTAATTGATGGAATGCCAACACCTTTCTATATATCAACTGAAAGATTTTCAGATATAGGTAAAGGTATAAAGTATAGAGAAACAGAATATGCAAAGGCTCTGGTACCGGAAAAAAATGGTTACAATCCAGAATTAGCTAAATCTTTTTTTGATAAAGCGATGGAAGAAGAGGAGCTAGAAGATGTTGAACTAACAATTTTGTATGGAGATACGGGTCATTATAAGTTAATTGCTGAGTATGTACAAAAGAGTATTCCAGAAGTATTTGGTGAGAACAGAATAAAGATAAATTTACAAGCAATGCCAAATACCCAGTTGCTATCCCATAGAAAAACATGGAGAGATAATCCTACTTGTTATGAAATAACATTTAGTAACTGGGGAGGAAGTACAACGCTTGTTTGGAATGGACTAAAGTATCATACAAGTATGTATAAAAAAAGAAATGAACCTTGGACAAACGATGAGTTTGATAGACTATGGAAAGAAGCAAATTATGGTGAAAGTAGATTAGAAGAAGGGAAGCAGGCTGAGTACACAGCTATGATGGAAAGTATCATGTTTGATGAGAAACCTCTTGTACCAATTGTTCAGCCTGTTGATAGATTCCTGTTAAATAGTAATATTGCTCCTGGTATCACTAAACCATCACCAATAGCTGGTTTGTGTCTTGAATATGCAAGCATAAAAAAATGATAGTTAGGATGCTTGTCGATTTAAGGGCAGGCATCTTTTACTAAACGTGAGGAGAAGCCTATGACAAAATATATTTTTCAAAGAATTATTGCACTTGTTTTGACATTATTCATCATAATATCTATTGCTTTTCTAGTTGTTAGATTGATGCCTGGCAGTGTTTATGGTGAAGATGCTGAAGTGTCTCCAGCTGTGCTGGAAGCTTTAAATCATAAGTATCATTTCGATGAACCATTAGTTGTTCAATACGGATATTTTTTAAAAAATTTGGCTGTATGGGATTGGGGAACATCCTTAGCATTACAACCAGGTGTACCAGTTTATGACATTGTTAAAGAAAGAATTCCTGTTACGTTAAGAATTAATATGGTTGCGCTATTGATTGCTATTCCTATTGGCATTGTATTCGGTACACTGGCAGCAATAAAGAAAAATACCGTTGTTGATTATATCATATCATTAATGATTGTCATATTTATTTCAGTGCCTTCTTTTGTATCAGCATCAATTCTACAATATTTTGTTGCCTATAAACTTGATTTATTACCTGTAATTTATTCAACAGATGTAGTAGGTGTTTTAGGTAATTTAAAATGTGTAATGCTTCCTATGATTGCATTGGCATTGAGTCCAATCGCAAGAGTTGCAAGATATTTACGTGCTGAATTAGGTGAAATAATGAACAGTGATTATTTGCTACTGGCTAGAACAAAAGGATTAACCTATAGACAATCTATTGTTAGACATGGTATGAGGAATTCTTTTATTCCATTAGTGAACATTATTATGCCAATGTTTACAACTATGATTGGGGGATCGTTGGTTATTGAAAACATTTTTGCTATTCCAGGAATGGGTGGTTTGATGATTGACTCCATTAATTCCAGTGATCACTATGTAACAGTTGCTGTATTAGTATTTTATTCTTTTATGTTTTTAATTACAATGCTTATTACAGATATATCATACAGTTTGATTGATCCAAGAATTAAAGTAGGAGGTGGAAAGCGGTGAAAATATTTTCCGAAGAAAAGTACACTGGACTTTCCCCAGAATCATTTCAAGTGGTTAATATAGATAAAGAAATTGTTGATACTAAGTTCAATACCAAACCCATTAGTTTTTTTGAAGATGTTATAAGGCGATTTGCCAAAAACAAATTGTCAGTTGTGGCGTTTGTACTAATCTGTATAATTGTTGTATTTGCAATTATTGGACCATCCCTTAACCCTTATACCTTTGATGAACAGAATTTAGAGTTAATTAATTTACCAGCTAAAATATCTTTTATAAGTGGTTGGAACATTTTTAACGGATCTAGAGTAGTTATTAATAGACGTGCAGACCTATTGGATGATCCAAATTATTATAATGAAGGTAGTGTCTTGGAGGTTATGAATAAACGGCTGGTTAATGATGTTGAAATGGTTGATGTACTAGTCGATTACTACATATATGAAGGAATAGAAGAGGATGATCATTGGTTTGGTACGGATTATCTAGGTCGAGATTCTTGGACTAGATTATGGAGAGGGGTAAGAGTGTCATTACTTATCGCAATAGTATCTGTGATGGCAAATGTTTTTATTGGTATAGTCTATGGGGCGATTGCAGGTTACTATGGCGGAAAAGTAGACATGATAATGATGAGAATATCAGAGATCATCAAATCGTTTCCAAGAATAGTTATTATAACCATGTTTATTCTAGTATTTGGGACAGGACTGTTTTCAATTGTTGGAGCATTAGTAGTAAAGGGCTGGGTTAATACTGCAAGAATGGTCAGATCTCAATTCTATAGATTTAAAAACAGCGAATATGTTTTAGCAGCAAAAACTCTAGGTGTTCAAGATTTTTGTATTATGTTTAGACATATATTACCTAATTCAATTGGACCTGTAATAACTTATTCGATGATTGCAATACCAAGTGCAATATTTGCTGAATCATTTTTAGCATATATCGGTTTAGGTTTGCAAGCACCAGAGCCGTCAATTGGTGTTTTATTGGCACAAGGACAAAAAGTACTATTACAATATCCTGAGCAAACATTGTTTCCAGCACTTTTGATTTCTGTTTTGATGATCTCATTCAATATGTTTGCTAATGGGTTAAGAGATGCATTTGACCCAACACAGAGGGGAGAGTAAACATGGATAAAGAAAAAATACTGAGTGTAGATAATCTATCGGTTTCTTTTAAAACACAGCAGGGTAGAGTGAAAGCAGTAAGAAATATCAGTTTCGATTTATACAAGGGCGAAACTTTGGCGATTGTTGGAGAATCAGGATCGGGTAAATCGGTTACAACAAAATCAATTTTAGGACTGTTAAGTAAGAATGCATCTATAGACAGTGGAAAGATTTTGTATAATGGTGAAAATTTCGTAAACTTTGTGGAAAAAGATTTTTACAAAATACGAGGTAAGGAAATATCCTTGATTTTTCAAGATCCATTTTCAGCATTAAACCCAATTGTAAAAGTAGGAAAACAAATATCTGAAGCGTTAATACTGAGTAGAGGCATGAACAAGAAAGAAGCAAAAAAGAAAGCAATAGAACTGATGGAGATCGTAGGAATTAGAAATGCTAAACAACGATACAACGGTTATCCTTTTGAGTACTCAGGAGGAATGCGACAGCGTGTGGTAATAGCAATAGCTTTGGCATCAGATCCTCAGATTTTGATTTGTGATGAACCTACAACAGCACTTGATGTAACTATTCAATCTAAAATATTGAATCAGATTGAAAAGATAAAAAATGAAAGAGATTTATCGGTAATCTTTATCACCCATGATTTATCAGTTGTTGCAAATATTGCGGATAGAATATGTGTGATGTATGCAGGAAAAATAGTTGAATTTGGAACAACAGAAGAAATCTTTACAGACCCGGCACATCCATATACTTGGGCTCTTTTATCATCAATGCCGGATTTGGAAACAAAAGAGAGATTATTTGCAATTCCAGGTACACCACCGAATATGATCTATCCACCAAAGGGAGACGCTTTTGCTGCCAGAAATAAATATGCTATAAAATTGGATTTTGAAAAGGAACCACCATTCTTTAAGTTATCAGAGACTCATTATGCAGCTACATGGTTGCAACATCCTAAAGCTCCAAAAGTAAAACGGCCAGAAATTCTTGAAGAAAGAATAAAGAGAATCGTGAGAGAAGGTGGAGATATTGGATCAACAAAACAATGTACTAGAAGTCAATAATTTAACTGTAAAATTCAAAACTGGTAAAAAAGGATTTATGACCGCTGTTGATGGAGTATCATTTAACATTAAGAAAAATGAAATTTTTGGACTTGTTGGAGAAAGCGGTTGTGGAAAAACAACAACAGGCAGGTCAATAATAAGATTATATGATCCTGTAGAAGGGGAGATTAAATTTAAGGGTCGTGTAATCTCTGGAAAGCTGGACAGAAAGAAAAAAAAATATATAACAGATAATATAGCAATGATATTTCAAGATCCAATTTCTTCTTTAAATCCACGGATGACGGTTAGGGAAATTATTGCAGAAGGTTTAAAAATAAGAGGTGTAAAACAAAAATCTAAATTGGATGAAAAAATCTTAAGTATATTGAGTAAAGTTGGACTCGTTGAAGAACATGCATCGAGATATCCCCATGAGTTTTCAGGTGGTCAAAGGCAAAGGATTGGAATAGCGAGAGCTTTAGTCGTGAATCCTTCCTTAATAATTGCCGATGAGCCTATTTCAGCACTGGATGTGTCTATTCAAGCTCAGATCATAAACTTACTTTATGATCTAAAGGATGAGCTTGATATATCCATTTTATTTGTTGCCCACGATTTGTCGGTTGTAAAATACTTTTCAGATAGGATTGGGGTTATGTACGCTGGTAAACTTGTTGAAGTTGCAGAGGCAGATGATCTATATAGGAATCCATTACATCCTTATACTAAAGCATTATTATCTGCTATACCAAAACCAACTCCTTATAAGAATATTAAAGATAAAACAATTGTATTCAATTCAAAAAAATATGATTTCAGTTTAAATAGGCAGATGAGAGCAGTAGCCGATGATCATTACGTTTTATGCAGTGAAGATGAGTATCAATCTTATATTGAAGATTATAGTTAATAATCAGAAGATAGGAAACTATGAAGAAAAGAGAGGGTATTATGAAGAAAGCAACTAAGATTAGGTCCAAATCAAATCTAACTAATTTAATAGAAAGTGATATGATTATTGTTTCAGGTAAATACAAGTATAAGTTTTCTTGGAATTGGGCAAAACTTCCAGAAGACATGAAACTAACTTTAATAAGTGGAGTAACATGTGATAAAGAAGGGAATGTATATGCTTTAAATCGTTCGGAGGATTACCCGATTGTGGTTTTTGATAAAGATGGCAATCTGATAAAGCGAATATCTATAAAGGAGCCAGTTAAACGTGTTCATGGTGCATATATGACTTCCGATGAAAAGATTTGGTTCGCCGATGATGGTGGTCATGTTGTAAGAAAAATCGATAAAGAGGGTAATGTAATCATGACAATTGGTGAATTTGGAAAGCCATCGGATACAGGTTGCAATAATGCATTACCATCTCCTGAACTTGCTAAAAGCATTAAATACAGGGGGCTTCCATTTAATAGACCAACTAAAGCCTTTGAGACAGATAATGGTAATATTTATGTTTCAGATGGATATGCGAATGTTGCGATTCACAAGTTTGGTAAAGACGGAAATTTAATAAAGTCCTGGGGTGCTGTTGGGAATGGAGATAATGAATTTAGAAGGCCGCATGGTATATGGGTAGATAAATTTGAACGTGTTTGGGTAGCTGACCGAGAAAATGATACTGTTAAGATTTTTAATTCCGAGGGCGAATTTATCCATAGAATTGATGACTTGTTGTTTCCTACCGATTTCTGGTCAGATGGGAATCTAATGTATGTTGGTGAATTAGATGGTAGGTTGTCGATTTTTGATTTAGAGTTTAAGCTAGTAGCACAACTGGGCTTTGCAGGCTCACCTTTATGTGTTCACGCACTTTATGGTATGCCAAACGGTGATTTGTTTGCATGTGTGTTTAGGGGGGAATATTACTTAGTTAAATTAGAAAGGATTTGGGATTAATATGAAAAGAAATCTCAAAATTATTAGAACCGCAATAACGAAAGATATTGTTACATTTAACCCACAACGCTACGATTCTATAACTAATGCAGAAATGATTCGTTTATGTTCTGGTCGCTTGTATTCAACGATACCAAATGAAGATTTTTCGTCCTATGTATTGAAAGGTGAAATTGCAGATGGTGAGCCAATACAAGTTGATCAGTTGGGGAAAGTGTGGCGCATAGTTATCAATAGGAATGCAAAATGGGATGATGGTACTCCAATAACATCTGAAGATATAATTCATACCTTTAAGAGTATGTTTGATCCAATACTTCAAAATCCTAAATCCAGTAACTTAATTAGTAGTCATATTACAATCTTGAATGCAAAGGAGTATTTTAATCAGAGGAATAAACAAGAAATTGTTAAGTGGGATGATGTTGGTGTTAAAAAAATAGATGAGTTTACCGTTGAACTAGAGACTGTTGAATCCCATGACTCAATTGAAGTGATGATGCATTTTGTAAATGCAGCATCTTCAATTGTAAGAAAAGAAACTCATTCATTATACACAAATAATGGTAATACAGATTATGGAAATGATGTTTTGAAATTTAGTTCATCAGGTCCATATATTTTGAGAGAATGGGTAAAGGGAAAGAAAATTAGATTTATTAAGAATCCATATTATATATACGAGGAACATATTAAACTTGATGAGTTCCATGTAATTATAGAACCAGATGAAAAGAAATGCATTGAATATTACAATTATGATCTGATTGATTATATTGAAATTTCAAAATCAAACTTATGCATGATTGATGAGGACGAACAGGTAATTGTTGCTCCTCATAAAATAATTAATGGAATATCTATAAATACCTCTAATCCTAACCAAGCAATACTAAAAAATAAAAAGTTTAGAAATGCATTATACTATGGGATTAACAGGCTTGAATTGGCAAATATATTAGGTGAAGTACCTGCTAATTATTATTTATCAACAGCCCGTATTATCGACAGAAAAAATGGTAAAAGCTATAGAAGTACCAAGAAGGCTCAGGAATTAGTAGAGGAAAACCATAGTTACAATAAAGTATTCGCAATACAGCAATTTGAAGAGGCATTAAGAGAAACCTCAGTTAATAAAGTGAGTATAACGTTACTTTGTCCTAATGAAGCTAACAGTAAAGTTATTGCTGACTATTTAAAAGCATCATTTGAAGAGATTTTTTCAGGTAGATTAGCTTTAAAAATTGAAATTGTCGACTTTCTAGACATGCGAAAAAAAATGAAAATGTGGGAAGAAGATTCTGGGTCTTATGAATTAGGTTTTTGTGGATGGGGTGGCAGTACATTGGCACCATGGAATGCTTTAAAGTATTTCACAAGCAATTATCCGCAAAAAAATGAGCCTTTTTCTAATGCTGACTTTGACGAATTATTTTATAGAGCCAGTTATGGAGATCAAAGGTTTGAATCAAATGAAAGGCTTGATATTACCTGTGCTATGGAGAAAATATTAATGGATGAGAAGCCATATATACCAGTTACAGAGAAAACGGTGTATTATATAAAAAAACAGTATGTGAAATTGTCTTTTGATCACTATATTCCTGTGATTGGATTCGGTTTTAAGTATTGCGATATAGAAGACTAATAGGAGTGTAAAATATGTATGATATTGCGATTATAAATGGTTCTATCATTGATGGAACTGGAAGTACGATACAAAAAAGAAATTTGTATATAAAGAATGATATAATAGAGATAATTAGTTCTGAAATATATAAAGCAAAATATGTCATTGATGCATCGGGGTTAGCCGTATCCCCGGGATTCATCGATATACATACACATTCAGATATATCGGCGCTATTTGACAATACTATGGAAAGTAAGATTCTTCAAGGCGTCACTTTGGAACTGGCTGGAAACTGTGGCAATTCCTCTGCGCCTGCTGTAGGAGAATTGGAAGCACATAATTATAAACAAGGGTATAACTTGCATAGTATTACGGAAGTACCTGACAATGAAAGTATTGGGAAGTTAGGTAGTCAAATGGAGCGTGTCGGTATAACAAATAACTATGCCTCATTAGTTGGTCATAGTACTCTTCGCAAGGCTATTGTCGGAGAAGCTTTTAGAGATTCAACAGATGAAGAAATCGAGGCAATGTGTAGTCTTCTTGAAAAGCAAATAATTGAAGGGGCGTTTGGCATATCATTTGGATTAATCTATGCTCCTTCTTCATTTGCTAAAAAGGAAGAATTGATAGCACTGGCTAAAATTGTGAGTAAATATCAAGGAATTGTTGCATTTCATATGAGGAATGAAGGTGCAGGAATATTTGAAGCTTTGGATGAGTGTATTGAGATTGCACAATTATCAGGAGCTCAAATACAAATTTCACATCTCAAGCTTAGCCATAAATCCGTACACCTTATGGCGGGAAAGGTGTTGGATAAAATAGAGAGAGCACGATCAAGGGGTGTAAAAATTTATTGTGATCAGTACCCTTATAGAGCGTCTAGTACATCATTGAAAGTTTTGCTTCCCCCATGGGCTCTAGATGGTGGTGTTGAGCAAGCACTTAATAGACTAATAAATGAGAAAGGCGAAATTACCAAGGAACTAGATGCAAAAATCCTCCAAAGGGGTGGCGCAAGTAATATTTTCATCAATAATACATTCGGACGGTGTCCTGAATATGAAGAGAAATACTTAAATGAAATATTAGAGGAGAGAGGCTGGAGTGAAGTTGAATGTATAAAAAATATACTCATTGATTGTAAATTGAGAGTAAGTGCCATTTATTTCACGATGGATGATGAAGATGTCTATAGGTTTTTAAAGCAAGAAGATATTGCTGTAAGCAGTGATGGAAGAAGCTTTACACTGAACACTGACAAGTTAAAAGGCAATCCTCATCCAAGAAACTTTGGAGCATTTCCTAGAGCTTTAAAATTGATGAGAGACCGCAAGCTATTACCTCTGGAATTAGCAATTCATAAGATGACATCTCTACCTGCATCAATATTAGGAATTAGTGATCGAGGAATTATACAAGAGGGAAAGATTGCTGATTTAGTAATCTTTAACCCAGAGACTATAGAAGATACCGCATCATTTAAACAAGCAGCTTCAAAACCAAAGGGTATCGTTTATGTCATTGTAAACGGTCAAATTGTAGTTAAGGAAGGCAATGTAGTAAAAAGTGGAACGGGAAGGTTTATAAAGAAATCTTTAGGAGGATACAATGGATAGTTATAATGTAGTTAATAAATGGATTGATCAGAATTCGACTCCTTTATTAGATTTAAGCGATAAAATATGGTCTTTTTCAGAAATGAAGTTTGAAGAGTATAAATCTGCAGATGCGACTAAAAAAATAATGAAAGAAAATGGATTTGAAATTCATGAAAACGTAGCTGGACTAGAAACAGCATTTATTTGTTCGTATGGTTCAGGAAGTCCAGTCATTGGTTTTTTGGGAGAATATGATGCATTGGATGGACTGTCGCAGCAAGCTGATGTTTTTCATAGATCAAATGAAGGCAGTGACTTGTCAGGTCATGGTTGCGGACACAATTTACTGGGGGCTTCATGTGCTTTAGCTGTAATAGCAATTAAGGAATATATGATTAATAATAGGTTGGAAGGAACAATTAAATTATTTGGTTGTCCTGGAGAAGAAGGTGGGTCAGGTAAGACTTTCATGGCTAGAGAAGGTATTTTCGATGATCTAGATGCAGCAATAACATGGCATCCTAAAAATCAAAATTCTGTAACCAATTCTTCATCTTTAGCCAATATACAATCAAAGTTTAGGTTTAAAGGAAAAAGTGCGCATGCCGGTGGAGCACCACATTTAGGACGGAGTGCTTTGGATGCAGTAGAGCTAATGCATGTAGGGGTAAACTATTTAAGAGAGCATGTAATTCAGGATGCAAGATTACACTATGCAATCACAAATACCGGTGGTGTATCTCCAAATGTGGTCCAAGCAGATGCTGAAACCGTTCATTATGTTAGGGCTCCTGAAATGTCAGCGGTAAATAGTATTTACGAAAGAGTTTGCAACATTGCTCGAGGGGCAGCCTTAATGACGGATACTTCAGTTGAAATAGAAATTATAAAGGCTACCTCAAATACAATCATAAATTCAACTTTAAACAGAGTAATGGATCAAGTATATTCTGAACTAGGTGAAATTAGTTATAACGCTGATGATTATGAATACGCCAATAAGTATATGGAGACATTATCAGAAGAAGATATAAAGCACGTAATAAATGTCGTGAAAAGGAATATGACCACTGAGAATTTTATGCAAAACAAAGAGACGTTAATGAATAGTTCTCTCTTGCCATTCCATGTAACATTGAAAGAAAGGGAAGTTGTAAGGAAAGGATCGACAGATGTTGCAGATGTGTCTTGGATTGTACCCACAGTTCAGGCAGGTGTTGTTTGCTATGCAAAAGGGACACCTGGTCACAGCTGGCAAAAGGTTGCGCAAGGCAAATCATCAATTGCTAAAAAGGGATTAATCTACTCTTCTAAAGTGATGGCCTTAACAGCACTTAAACTATTGGATAACCCACTGATATTAGAAGCGGCGAAAAGAGAATTGCAAAATAGAGTTGGACCTACAGGGTATATATGCCCAATACCTGAGAATGTGTTTCCCAGCAAAATTTAAATTTGATTATGAAGTGAGAGATTGCTTATGAAACTAGGAATTGTAAAACATAATAAAAGTGTAACCGCACATCAAGTGGCTATGATTATCGATCGTGATTTTACTGAGATTGAGTATGTATTTTTAGAATATGATAATTTAGACAGAATTGATGATTTAATCAAAGCAAATTATTCAAGATTAGATGCACTTCTTTTTCTTGGGAAATTAAGCTATGATGTTGCAAGTAAATCAATGGTAAAAAGTATTTTAATGGAACATTTGTCCTATTCAAAGTATTCAATAATTAATAGTTTTATGCACGCTCACTTGGTCTATGGTTATGATTTGAATAAGATAAGTTGTGCAACTACAAATACTAAAAAAATATTACAAATACAGGAAGATTTAGAAATTAATGATAAACTGCCAGAACTGTTATTAGCATCAACTGAACAATACAATAAGATTAGTATTGAAGAATGTTATCAATTAAATAAAAAGGCCTATTTAAATGGAGAAATAGATTTTATAATTTCTACTGTTACAGGTGTATTGGAAAAACTAAAAGCAGATAATATTCCTTGTGAAATGGTGACGCATGCAGAAATCAGTATTAAAAGTAAATTAAGAAGATTATTAATGCGAAATATTGCTGAGGTAAACAAAAGCAATCAGATTATAGTCATCGCAATCTCGATTGACCGATTACCTTATTCAGCAATTCAAAATTATGATGAGTATTATAATTCAATTCAACAACTAAAGATATACAAGGAAATTTATAAGTTTTCAAAGGCTACACAGTCTGCAATTATGGAAATTGGCAATGGAAATTTTTTGCTTTTTTCTACTAGAAATGTAATTGAAAGAGAAACCGATGGATTTACGAAAATGGATTTAATCGATAAAATAAGAGATACAAAATGTGGTACAATTAGTATGGCTATTGGTTTTGGGGCAACAGCAAATCAAGCTAAGAAAAGTGCTCTAAAAGGGCAATATCATTCACAAAAGCAAGGTGGAAACTGTGCTTTTGTCGTGTTTGACGATAACAATATGTTTATATTAAATAAAAGTGTTACATCAAAAGAAATAAGCGAGAAAGTTGATAAGAGAATTAATGATATTGCTATTAATTCTAAACTTGGAATAAATACAGTATTTAAATTGATTAGAGTTGTTGAACAATATTCAATTGAAGAAATTACGGCAAAAGAATTAGCGCTTTTGTATGGTATCACTCACAGCAGCATGAACAAAATAATATCCAAGCTTGAAGCCTGTAACTATGTCAAGATAATTTCCAATAATAAAATTAATCAACGTGGCCGACCCAGTAGAATTATCAGGTTCAATTTTGGATAAAGATTTTTGACCAAGATAATGCATCTAGGCAAGGGGACAGGGGGAGACAATGTCGTCAACTTAAGAAAAATAAAAATATATGGACTTTCTTAAAAATAATTATAAACAGCTCTACAAATAGAAATGTGATTTTTAGACATACTA
It encodes:
- a CDS encoding ABC transporter substrate-binding protein, which produces MIKNVKIFSVLLIVFLILSGCTRNEAKPENSVKEQQSGGEVSQEKTVPNNNTITDEGYGTLNLSIADNIATLSPQRYLNSLVEGTIVKRVGTRLYSYVPNEKRDGVVVAPQLADGEPVSMNEENTIWHIKVKDGMEWWNGDTLDAEDVEYSFKMLIDPKLLNPKASNLTGGAVKIKNLQQYYMQLSEGGTKTDFSEVGFKAIDNNTIEVITEKGQLPFEVMIALADTGTTLVYDKIFKETLNEDGTESLYGTDVDKMGYSGPYVLTEWVKGSKLVFEKNPKYTLKDDISLSKIVTKVVPNVATQIQLFEKGELDFVALSDADAKNYEQDPRVISGNNKRITSFTFNTANPDKPILANLNFKNAMFYALDRESIAQLIDGMPTPFYISTERFSDIGKGIKYRETEYAKALVPEKNGYNPELAKSFFDKAMEEEELEDVELTILYGDTGHYKLIAEYVQKSIPEVFGENRIKINLQAMPNTQLLSHRKTWRDNPTCYEITFSNWGGSTTLVWNGLKYHTSMYKKRNEPWTNDEFDRLWKEANYGESRLEEGKQAEYTAMMESIMFDEKPLVPIVQPVDRFLLNSNIAPGITKPSPIAGLCLEYASIKK
- a CDS encoding ATP-binding cassette domain-containing protein codes for the protein MLDQQNNVLEVNNLTVKFKTGKKGFMTAVDGVSFNIKKNEIFGLVGESGCGKTTTGRSIIRLYDPVEGEIKFKGRVISGKLDRKKKKYITDNIAMIFQDPISSLNPRMTVREIIAEGLKIRGVKQKSKLDEKILSILSKVGLVEEHASRYPHEFSGGQRQRIGIARALVVNPSLIIADEPISALDVSIQAQIINLLYDLKDELDISILFVAHDLSVVKYFSDRIGVMYAGKLVEVAEADDLYRNPLHPYTKALLSAIPKPTPYKNIKDKTIVFNSKKYDFSLNRQMRAVADDHYVLCSEDEYQSYIEDYS
- a CDS encoding ABC transporter permease; translation: MTKYIFQRIIALVLTLFIIISIAFLVVRLMPGSVYGEDAEVSPAVLEALNHKYHFDEPLVVQYGYFLKNLAVWDWGTSLALQPGVPVYDIVKERIPVTLRINMVALLIAIPIGIVFGTLAAIKKNTVVDYIISLMIVIFISVPSFVSASILQYFVAYKLDLLPVIYSTDVVGVLGNLKCVMLPMIALALSPIARVARYLRAELGEIMNSDYLLLARTKGLTYRQSIVRHGMRNSFIPLVNIIMPMFTTMIGGSLVIENIFAIPGMGGLMIDSINSSDHYVTVAVLVFYSFMFLITMLITDISYSLIDPRIKVGGGKR
- a CDS encoding ABC transporter permease, encoding MKIFSEEKYTGLSPESFQVVNIDKEIVDTKFNTKPISFFEDVIRRFAKNKLSVVAFVLICIIVVFAIIGPSLNPYTFDEQNLELINLPAKISFISGWNIFNGSRVVINRRADLLDDPNYYNEGSVLEVMNKRLVNDVEMVDVLVDYYIYEGIEEDDHWFGTDYLGRDSWTRLWRGVRVSLLIAIVSVMANVFIGIVYGAIAGYYGGKVDMIMMRISEIIKSFPRIVIITMFILVFGTGLFSIVGALVVKGWVNTARMVRSQFYRFKNSEYVLAAKTLGVQDFCIMFRHILPNSIGPVITYSMIAIPSAIFAESFLAYIGLGLQAPEPSIGVLLAQGQKVLLQYPEQTLFPALLISVLMISFNMFANGLRDAFDPTQRGE
- a CDS encoding 6-bladed beta-propeller, with product MKKREGIMKKATKIRSKSNLTNLIESDMIIVSGKYKYKFSWNWAKLPEDMKLTLISGVTCDKEGNVYALNRSEDYPIVVFDKDGNLIKRISIKEPVKRVHGAYMTSDEKIWFADDGGHVVRKIDKEGNVIMTIGEFGKPSDTGCNNALPSPELAKSIKYRGLPFNRPTKAFETDNGNIYVSDGYANVAIHKFGKDGNLIKSWGAVGNGDNEFRRPHGIWVDKFERVWVADRENDTVKIFNSEGEFIHRIDDLLFPTDFWSDGNLMYVGELDGRLSIFDLEFKLVAQLGFAGSPLCVHALYGMPNGDLFACVFRGEYYLVKLERIWD
- a CDS encoding ABC transporter ATP-binding protein, which gives rise to MDKEKILSVDNLSVSFKTQQGRVKAVRNISFDLYKGETLAIVGESGSGKSVTTKSILGLLSKNASIDSGKILYNGENFVNFVEKDFYKIRGKEISLIFQDPFSALNPIVKVGKQISEALILSRGMNKKEAKKKAIELMEIVGIRNAKQRYNGYPFEYSGGMRQRVVIAIALASDPQILICDEPTTALDVTIQSKILNQIEKIKNERDLSVIFITHDLSVVANIADRICVMYAGKIVEFGTTEEIFTDPAHPYTWALLSSMPDLETKERLFAIPGTPPNMIYPPKGDAFAARNKYAIKLDFEKEPPFFKLSETHYAATWLQHPKAPKVKRPEILEERIKRIVREGGDIGSTKQCTRSQ